The DNA region TAGTCGGGGTGCGCGGCGCGCAGCTCGAGCGCGTGCTGGTCGTCGCGCGGGCGCAGGTACGCGGTCACGCGCCACCGCCTTGACCGCACGCGTCCGAGTCGGAGCCCAGGCCCGCGACCGCGCGCTCGACCGAGGCCGCCGCCGCGCACGCCGCGTCGACGGTCCGCGGGTCGCCGGCGCAGCGATAGATGCTCGCGGTCACGCGCCACCGCCTTGACCGCGCGCGTCCGAGACTGCGACTGAGGCTGCGCCCGTCCCGACCGTCGCCGCCGCCGCGCACACCGCGTCGACGATCAGCTGGTAGCCGGTGCAACGGCAGATGTTGCCGGCCAGGAGCTGCCGCACCTGGGCGCGCGCGTCGGGGCCGCGGCCGGCGCCAGCGTCGACCACCGCCGCGGCGCACACCGCGATGCCGGGCGTGCAGATGCCGCACTGCGCGCCGCCGCGGGCCACCAGCTCGCGCTGGACCGCGTGCAGGAGCGGTCCGTCGGCCAGGCCCTCGACGGTGGTGACCGCGCGCCCGTCGGCCTGCCCGGCGATCACCAGGCAGCTACAGACCGGCACGCCGTCGAGCAGGACCGTGCACGCGCCACACTCGCCCTCGCCGCAGCCCTCCTTGGTGCCGGTCAGGCGCAGGTCCTCGCGCAGCACGTCGAGCAGGCGCCGCCACGGCGAGGCCGCGACCTCGTGGACCACGCCGTTGACCGTGAGCGAGAGCGGCGCGGTCACGACGCCACCGCCAGCGCGGCCGCGATGTCCTCGGGCAGGACCGGCACGCGATCGAACTCGACGCCGAGCGCGTCGGCCAGCGCGTTGACGACGGCCGCGGCCGGGCCGTCCATCGGGATCTCGCCGACGCCCTTGGCCCCGTGGGGGCCGAACGGGTACGGGCACTCGACGATGATCGTCTCGAGGTCGGGCACGTCGGCGAACGTCGGCACGATGCAGTTGGTCATGGTGGGGTTGGCGACCTTGCCGTTCTTGTAGCGCACGCTCTCGAGCACCGCCCAGCCGAGCGCCTGGACGGTACCACCTTCGATCTGGCCGGCCACGATCACCGGGTTGATGGCCTTGCCGACGTCGACCGCGTGCACGCACCGCACCAGCGCCA from Myxococcales bacterium includes:
- a CDS encoding (2Fe-2S)-binding protein, producing MTAPLSLTVNGVVHEVAASPWRRLLDVLREDLRLTGTKEGCGEGECGACTVLLDGVPVCSCLVIAGQADGRAVTTVEGLADGPLLHAVQRELVARGGAQCGICTPGIAVCAAAVVDAGAGRGPDARAQVRQLLAGNICRCTGYQLIVDAVCAAAATVGTGAASVAVSDARGQGGGA